The proteins below are encoded in one region of Clostridium pasteurianum DSM 525 = ATCC 6013:
- a CDS encoding AI-2E family transporter, whose translation MKKKLKYIIIFIMICIIAYIFYYSEMIRNIFYIVFTSFIIAYILKPFNDYLVEKGMKRKFASIILLIGLCSLIIGLVLFLIPAIIKEGSNINQTNREIFNYINIINEKIKFMRNSSSGNKAFFMLYNKIEHIIRGLANNLIELSIKIGQNILAIAVIPVISYYFLSDSKNIKNKFLILFNAKWRNTIRRTLDDIDKNLSRYIIAQFILSFLISILTFIVLFFLKVDYPIILSMLNGIFNIVPYFGPVFGAVPAIIVALMESPKQALWTVIGLYVLQLIEGNIICPKITGESVDIHPLLVILLLLIGEKFGGIIGMILIIPICVILKVIYEDLNYYLY comes from the coding sequence ATGAAAAAAAAACTTAAATATATAATAATTTTTATAATGATATGCATAATAGCATACATATTTTATTATAGCGAAATGATAAGAAACATATTCTATATAGTATTTACAAGTTTTATAATTGCATATATATTAAAACCTTTTAATGATTATTTAGTAGAAAAGGGTATGAAGAGAAAATTTGCATCTATCATTTTATTGATTGGCTTATGTTCACTAATAATAGGATTAGTATTATTTCTTATACCTGCTATAATTAAGGAAGGCAGTAATATAAATCAAACAAATAGAGAAATTTTTAATTATATTAATATTATCAATGAAAAGATAAAATTTATGAGAAATAGCTCATCTGGTAATAAGGCTTTTTTTATGCTATATAATAAAATTGAGCATATAATAAGAGGGCTTGCAAATAATTTAATAGAATTAAGTATAAAAATAGGTCAAAATATTTTAGCAATTGCTGTTATACCTGTAATTTCATATTACTTCTTATCAGATAGTAAAAATATAAAAAATAAGTTTTTAATTCTATTTAATGCAAAATGGAGAAATACTATTAGAAGGACATTAGATGATATAGATAAAAACTTAAGCAGATATATAATTGCCCAATTTATATTATCTTTTTTAATAAGCATACTTACGTTTATAGTATTATTTTTTTTAAAAGTTGATTATCCTATAATTTTATCTATGCTCAATGGAATATTTAATATAGTACCTTATTTTGGACCTGTCTTTGGTGCTGTACCAGCAATAATAGTAGCACTTATGGAATCACCTAAACAAGCATTGTGGACGGTTATAGGACTTTATGTACTTCAGCTTATAGAGGGGAATATAATATGTCCTAAAATTACTGGTGAGTCAGTAGATATACATCCCCTTTTAGTGATTCTACTTTTACTAATTGGTGAAAAGTTTGGAGGTATTATAGGTATGATACTTATAATTCCTATTTGTGTAATTTTAAAGGTAATATACGAGGATTTAAATTATTATTTATATTAA